In one Nicotiana tomentosiformis chromosome 6, ASM39032v3, whole genome shotgun sequence genomic region, the following are encoded:
- the LOC104090876 gene encoding cyclin-dependent kinase G-2-like, with the protein MEYDLKELIMTMKQPFSPSEIKCLMLQLLEGVKNLHDNSLLHRYLKTSNLLLNSRGELKILHSGLARQYYGNLLYSAPELLLGAKVHYSTAMDMWSVGCIMAELLSNEPLFNGSGSLAGQIYYICKILGTPNETTWPGFSKLTGVGMKVVNFAKQYQENLLRKKFPATSFTGLPLLSDAGFDLLNRLVTYDPEKRITADAALNHDWFREVPLPKSKEFMPTFPALNAQTDWRKRRVIIMKSSDPDLEETSSSNSSTYAQIYP; encoded by the coding sequence ATGGAATATGATTTGAAGGAATTAATAATGACAATGAAACAACCATTTAGTCCAAGTGAAATCAAATGTCTTATGCTCCAGCTTTTGGAGGGTGTCAAGAATCTTCATGATAATTCACTCCTTCACCGTTACCTGAAGACTTCAAATTTGCTTCTAAACAGCCGAGGTGAATTAAAGATTCTTCACTCTGGTTTAGCTCGTCAATATTATGGAAACCTACTGTACAGTGCGCCTGAACTTCTGTTGGGAGCCAAAGTACATTATTCTACTGCAATGGACATGTGGTCCGTGGGTTGTATTATGGCCGAGTTGCTATCCAATGAACCGCTCTTTAACGGATCAGGATCATTAGCTGGACAAATTTACTACATTTGCAAAATTCTTGGCACCCCAAATGAGACAACTTGGCCTGGATTTTCAAAACTAACTGGGGTTGGGATGAAAGTGGTCAACTTTGCAAAACAATATCAGGAAAATTTGTTACGTAAAAAATTCCCTGCGACGTCCTTTACGGGGTTACCTTTATTATCTGATGCTGGATTTGATTTGTTGAATAGGCTTGTAACGTATGATCCTGAGAAGAGAATAACAGCTGATGCTGCATTGAACCATGATTGGTTTCGTGAAGTTCCTCTACCCAAGTCTAAAGAATTCATGCCTACTTTCCCTGCACTGAATGCGCAAACTGATTGGCGAAAGCGAAGAGTAATTATAATGAAGAGTTCAGATCCTGATCTTGAGGAGACAAGTTCTAGTAACAGCTCAACATATGCCCAAATTTACCCTTAA
- the LOC138894672 gene encoding uncharacterized protein translates to MAVDMKQFQLQVFGDSQLVVNQLLGSYEVKKPELRPYHNYTKKLMGWIGDVNIQHVPRKENKKADALAALASSLTLPNQAQVTICQKWVVLPPNKGESEENKLEHLVAISEAEKEEWRQPIIDYLSYGILPENSRRRIEIRRRSPRLYYKDTLYRRSFEGVLLRCLGEDEALQALQEAHSGVCGSHQSGPKLYFHIKRMVYYWPTMVKDCLDYARRCKACQFHANFIHQPPEVLHPTVASWSFDAWGLDIVGPLPKSSGGHLYILAATDYFSK, encoded by the coding sequence ATGGCTGTTGATATGAAGCAGTTccaattgcaagtctttggtgactcccagttagtggtcaatcagcttttaggtagttacgaggtcaagaaaccTGAACTACGCCCTTATCATAATTATACTAAGAAATTGATGGGATGGATTGGTGATGTGAATATTCAACATGTGCctaggaaagaaaataagaaggctgatgctttagctgccctagcttcaTCGCTAACCCTGCCTAatcaagcgcaagttactatctgccaaaaatgggtagtactgCCGCCAAATAAGGGtgaaagtgaagaaaataaaCTCGAGCATCTTGTGGCCATTTCTGAAGCTGAGAAGGAAGAATGGAgacaacccattatcgactacttaagctatgggatacttccagaaaatTCGAGGAGAAGGATTGAAATCCGTCGTCGTTCACCTCgcctttactacaaagatactctatacagaaggtcattcgagggagtactcttaCGGTGCTTAGGGGAAgatgaagcactccaagctttaCAAGAAGCCCATTctggggtatgtgggtcacaccagtctggaccaaagctctactttcatataaaaaggatggtatattattggccaacgatggtaaaagattgcttggactatgctcgaagatgcaaggcttgccAATTCCATGCGAATTTTATTCATCAGCCTCCCGAAGTGTTGCACCCGACTGTTGCATCCTGGTCatttgacgcttggggattggatattgttggaccactgccaaagtcctctggtgggcacctatatatcttggctgcaactgactacttctcaaaatag